Proteins from a single region of Ailuropoda melanoleuca isolate Jingjing chromosome 15, ASM200744v2, whole genome shotgun sequence:
- the LOC100473153 gene encoding LOW QUALITY PROTEIN: olfactory receptor 2AP1-like (The sequence of the model RefSeq protein was modified relative to this genomic sequence to represent the inferred CDS: inserted 3 bases in 3 codons) — protein MKNKTMLTEFILLGLTDVPELQAVVFTFLFLAYLLSIIGNLTILILTLLDSHLQTPXYFFLQNLSFLEMSFTNIFIPRVLISITTGNKSISFAGCFTQYXAIFLGATEFSLLATMSYDRYVAICKPLHYLTIMSSRVCIQLVLCSWLSGLMVIIPLISLMSQQDFCASNRLNHYYCDYESLRKLSCSDTSLTEKVAFLVASVTLVVTLVLVILSYMFIIRSILKLPSAQQRTKAFSTCSSHMTVISLSHGSCFFTYVKPSAKEKNTFNKGVALLITSVAPLLKPFIYTXRNQKVKQAFKDIVKKLVNLLRISELMP, from the exons atgaaaaataaaaccatgttgACTGAGTTTATCCTGCTGGGTCTGACAGATGTCCCTGAACTCCAGGCAGTGGTCTTCACCTTTCTGTTCCTTGCCTATTTACTCAGCATCATCGGAAATCTGACTATCCTCATCCTCACCTTGCTGGACTCCCACCTGCAGActc tgtatttcttcctccagaacctttctttcttagaaatgtCCTTCACAAACATCTTCATTCCCAGGGTCCTGATCAGCATCACAACAGGGAATAAGAGTATCAGTTTTGCTGGCTGCTTCACTCAGT TTGCAATATTCCTGGGGGCAACAGAGTTTTCCCTTCTGGCCACCAtgtcctatgaccgctatgtggccatctgcaaaccccTGCATTACCTGACCATCATGAGCAGCAGAGTCTGCATCCAGCTGGTCCTCTGCTCTTGGCTGTCTGGGTTAATGGTTATTATACCACTGATCTCTCTGATGAGTCAGCAGGACTTTTGTGCATCCAATAGGCTGAATCATTATTACTGTGACTATGAGTCCCTTCGGAAACTCTCCTGTTCAGACAcaagcctcactgagaaggttGCTTTTCTTGTAGCATCTGTGACCCTAGTGGTCACTCTGGTACTAGTGATTCTCTCTTATATGTTCATAATCAGGAGTATTCTGAAGCTCCCCTCTGCCCAGCAAAGGACAAAAGCCTTTTCCACTTGTTCTTCCCATATGACTGTTATCTCCCTCTCTCATGGAAGCTGCTTCTTCACATACGTAAAGCcctcagcaaaagaaaagaacacattcAACAAGGGAGTAGCTCTACTCATTACTTCAGTCGCACCGTTGTTGAAACCCTTCATTTACA TAAGGAACCAAAAGGTAAAACAAGCCTTCAAGGACATAGTCAAAAAACTTGTGAATCTTTTAAGAATTTCAGAATTAATGCCTTAA
- the LOC100475926 gene encoding olfactory receptor 6C4, whose translation MKNRTFTEFILLGFTNQPEVQVVICIFLFLIYMISVLGNLTIIILTVIDPHLQTTMYFFLWNFSFLEISFTSIFIPRFLTSVTTGNKVISFAGCLIQYFFAIFLGATEFYLLASMSYDCYVAICKPLHYLTIMSNRVCIQLVFCSWLGGFLAILPPIILMSQVDFCASNVVNHYFCDYGPLLELACSDTNLLEVMVLFVAVVTLVVTLVLVTFSYTFIIRTILRIPSAQQRTKAFSTCSSHMIVVSLSYGSCMFTYINPSAKEEGAFNKGMAVLITSITPLLNPFIYTLRNQQVKQAFQDTIKKIVKL comes from the coding sequence ATGAAAAACAGGACATTTACTGAGTTTATTCTGTTGGGCTTCACCAATCAACCTGAGGTCCAGGTTGTGATATGCATCTTTCTGTTCCTCATCTACATGATAAGTGTCCTAGGAAATCTGACTATCATCATTCTCACTGTAATAGACCCTCACCTCCAGACcaccatgtatttcttcctctggAATTTCTCCTTCTTAGAAATTTCCTTCACATCCATTTTTATTCCCAGATTTCTGACCAGCGTGACAACAGGAAATAAAGTCATCAGTTTTGCTGGATGcttgattcaatatttttttgcTATATTCCTTGGGGCAACAGAGTTTTACCTCTTGGCTTCTATGTCCTATGACTGCTATGTTGCCATCTGCAAACCCCTGCATTACCTGACCATCATGAGCAACAGGGTCTGCATACAACTCGTGTTCTGCTCCTGGCTGGGAGGATTCCTAGCTATCTTACCCCCAATCATCCTGATGAGCCAGGTGGATTTCTGTGCTTCCAATGTTGTGAATCACTATTTCTGTGACTATGGGCCCCTTCTGGAGCTGGCCTGCTCAGACACAAACCTCCTAGAAGTGATGGTCCTCTTCGTGGCGGTTGTGACTCTGGTGGTTACTCTGGTGCTGGTGACATTTTCTTATACATTCATTATCAGGACCATTTTGAGGAtcccttctgcccagcaaaggacaAAGGCTTTTTCCACTTGTTCCTCCCACATGATTGTCGTCTCCCTCTCTTATGGCAGCTGCATGTTTACGTACATCAATCCCTCTGCAAAAGAAGAAGGTGCTTTCAACAAAGGAATGGCTGTGCTCATTACCTCAATTACTCCCTTGTTAAACCCCTTCATTTACACTCTAAGAAATCAGCAAGTGAAGCAAGCATTCCAGGACACCATCAAAAAGATTGTGAAGCTTTAA